The Macrobrachium rosenbergii isolate ZJJX-2024 chromosome 8, ASM4041242v1, whole genome shotgun sequence genome includes a region encoding these proteins:
- the LOC136840937 gene encoding chitinase-3-like protein 1, protein MKLLLLLSLLAVSLSYIEGTVVCYYSSWAVYRPGKGIFEVEDIDASLCTHLIYAFAGLKTNGHIMVFDPYNDLCEDYGMCGYNRFTGLKKTHPNIKTTLGVGGWNEGSTKYSNMAADPAKRQTFISSTLTLLKKHNFDGLDMDWEYPTQRGGSPDDYVNYVTLLTELKEALHAEGMILTAAVSAGKPTIDAAYNVPAVSEQLDLINLMTYDLHGDWEPYTHHQSCLYPHPDDTGDTLTLNVDFAVTYWLEKGAPKDKLVMGIPLYGRTWTLDDPDQHDFYAPASRPGIRGPYTEEPGYLGYNEICESQTTSPGDWTIVHDPAMNEPYAYNLKESNLWTSYEDADSAGIKAQYALDKGIAGCMVWSIDTDDYRGICQGTTYPILTMINEVLSGGIYTKPTRPPTTTRDPSVTTPAPGEHCSVPGPNADDNDCTHYYLCTQLSEGWDEFEEKCSGGTLFNPVAKFCDWKDSVCALEPAVCPNDCA, encoded by the exons ATGAAGTTGCTCCTACTGCTGTCGCTGTTAGCTGTCTCCCTCTCCTATATTG AGGGGACAGTTGTCTGCTACTACAGCTCCTGGGCTGTATACAGACCGGGCAAGGGCATCTTCGAAGTCGAGGACATCGATGCGTCACTTTGTACCCACCTCATCTACGCCTTCGCCGGTCTGAAGACCAATGGGCATATCATG GTCTTTGACCCCTACAACGATCTGTGCGAAGACTACGGTATGTGTGGATACAACCGTTTCACTGGACTGAAGAAAACTCACCCCAATATCAAGACTACTTTGGGGGTTGGAGGCTGGAACGAAGGATCCACCAAGTATTCCAAT ATGGCAGCTGATCCCGCCAAGAGGCAGACCTTCATCTCCTCCACTCTCACTCTTCTGAAGAAGCACAACTTCGATGGTCTGGATATGGACTGGGAATATCCAACGCAGAGAGGTGGAAGCCCAGATGATTAT GTCAACTACGTGACCCTCCTGACTGAGCTCAAGGAAGCTCTGCACGCCGAAGGCATGATCCTGACAGCAGCCGTGTCGGCAGGAAAGCCCACCATCGATGCAGCCTACAACGTGCCAGCCGTGTCTGAACAACTTGACCTCATCAACTTGATGACCTACGACCTTCACGGCGACTGGGAACCTTACACTCATCACCAGTCCTGTCTCTATCCTCACCCTGACGATACTGGAGATACACTCACGCTCAATGTG GATTTCGCCGTGACTTACTGGCTGGAGAAAGGCGCACCCAAGGACAAGCTGGTCATGGGCATTCCATTATACGGACGTACCTGGACTCTTGACGATCCTGACCAACACGATTTCTATGCCCCTGCGAGTCGACCAGGAATTCGTGGACCTTATACGGAGGAGCCTGGATATCTGGGATACAACGAG ATTTGTGAGTCCCAGACGACGAGTCCAGGGGACTGGACTATCGTCCATGATCCAGCCATGAACGAACCTTACGCTTACAACCTGAAGGAGAGCAACCTCTGGACGTCCTATGAAGACGCGGATTCCGCAGGAATCAAG GCACAATACGCCCTTGACAAGGGCATAGCTGGATGCATGGTATGGAGTATCGATACAGACGATTACAGAGGCATATGCCAGGGAACTACATACCCAATTCTCACCATGATCAACGAGGTCTTGAGCGGAGGCATTTACACAAAACCAACACGACCTCCCACCACTACCAGG GACCCCTCTGTCACTACACCAGCTCCTGGGGAGCACTGCAGTGTGCCTGGTCCTAACGCCGATGACAATGATTGCACGCACTACTACCTTTGCACCCAG TTAAGCGAAGGTTGGGATGAATTCGAGGAGAAATGTTCCGGCGGAACACTTTTCAACCCAGTGGCCAAATTCTGCGACTGGAAAGATTCTGTGTGCGCCCTGGAACCCGCCGTTTGCCCCAACGACTGCGCCTAA
- the LOC136841175 gene encoding LOW QUALITY PROTEIN: acidic mammalian chitinase-like (The sequence of the model RefSeq protein was modified relative to this genomic sequence to represent the inferred CDS: inserted 2 bases in 1 codon), producing MKLLLLFSVIACTVYLTEAKALVCYFSSWAVYRAEPYTYDVEDNDPFLCTHLNYAFAGLGDDYAIKVLDPWNDLCDGGGKCGFDRFTKLKEKNPDLKTLLSVGGWNEGSSRYSEMAADPATRKTFVDSTMTLLKEHNFDGIDLDWEYPTQRGGSPDDFVNFVTLLKELAEALHPEGMILTAAVAAGKDIIDPSYDVPGMSEHLDLINLMTYDLHGNWEKYTHHHSILYAHPKDEGYALTLNQDYAVNYWIEKGAPKEKLVLGVPFYAHTYTLDSAAETGIYAPASNPGPTEGGYNQICESQMTEDWTIVHEPEMNEPYGYYGLNWFAYEDPTSLGIKAKYAVDKGLAGCMVWSIDTDDFHGTCHGEPRPLLTALKNGLQLVSEWALHHNIRNGRAVCSQLVTVFIPFAMRLLLLLGLLAVCLVLTEGLTLVCYFSSWATYRPGDGKFTVEDNDPTLCTHLVYAFAGLGSNHKIRVLDPYNDLCEDYGKCGFDRFTNLTHRNPKLKTTLGIGGWNEGSTKYSNMAADPXARKTFIDSVIVLLKAHNFHGLDMDWEYPTQRGGKAEDYVNYISLMKELYEALHAEDMILTAAVSAGKATIDPAYNIPELSKYIDILHLMTYDLHGSWEPYAHHHSILYAYPNDTGDTLYLNQDFAVNYWLEKGAPKEKLVMGIPLYGRTFRLKDETNTGIYAPATQPGAAGPYTREPGYLGYNEICEYQMTEDWTVVHDPAMNEPYAYYIPNNYLWVGYDDPDSVAIKAQYTMDKGLAGCMVWSVETDDFHGKCHGVKFPLLTTMMEVLSGGVYTKPSTLPPTTWDPFRTSPDPAAHCKQAGPNPDPNDCTHYWFCNMGEQGWEEYERDCDAGTLFSPTVLICDWKDNVCKAGFCPNDCA from the exons AAGCGAAGGCCCTGGTGTGTTACTTCAGCTCCTGGGCTGTGTATAGAGCGGAGCCTTATACATACGATGTGGAAGACAACGATCCTTTCCTCTGCACCCATTTGAATTACGCCTTTGCTGGACTGGGTGATGATTATGCGATCAAG GTCCTCGACCCATGGAACGACCTGTGCGACGGAGGGGGCAAATGTGGCTTCGATCGTTTCACGAAACTGAAGGAGAAAAATCCCGATCTCAAGACTCTGCTGAGCGTTGGTGGCTGGAACGAGGGATCGTCCAGGTATTCAGAG ATGGCCGCAGACCCGGCTACAAGAAAGACCTTCGTCGATTCAACCATGACGTTACTGAAGGAACATAACTTCGATGGAATTGATCTTGACTGGGAATACCCAACGCAAAGAGGGGGCAGTCCCGACGATTTC GTTAACTTCGTCACACTCTTGAAAGAGCTGGCCGAAGCCCTGCATCCCGAGGGCATGATACTGACAGCGGCTGTCGCCGCTGGCAAGGACATAATCGACCCTTCCTACGACGTCCCAGGCATGTCCGAACACCTCGACCTCATCAATCTTATGACCTACGATTTGCACGGCAACTGGGAAAAGTACACACATCACCACTCAATCCTCTATGCGCACCCTAAAGACGAAGGATACGCCCTCACCCTCAACCAG GACTATGCTGTGAACTACTGGATTGAAAAAGGAGCTCCAAAGGAGAAGTTGGTATTGGGCGTTCCTTTCTACGCCCACACTTACACACTAGACTCTGCTGCCGAAACGGGCATCTACGCCCCAGCGTCCAACCCTGGTCCTACTGAAGGAGGATACAATCAG ATCTGTGAATCACAAATGACGGAAGACTGGACCATAGTTCACGAACCTGAAATGAATGAACCTTATGGGTACTACGGCCTCAACTGGTTCGCCTACGAAGATCCTACTTCACTTGGCATCAAG GCCAAATATGCCGTAGACAAGGGCTTAGCTGGTTGCATGGTATGGAGTATTGACACAGACGACTTCCACGGCACATGCCACGGGGAACCTCGTCCTCTGCTGACCGCCCTCAAAAATGGTTTGCAACT AGTGAGTGAGTGGGCGCTTCACCACAATATAAGAAATGGGAGGGCTGTCTGCTCACAGCTAGTCACTGTCTTCATTCCATTCGCCAtgaggttgttgttgttgctggggCTCCTTGCCGTTTGCCTCGTCCTTACAG AGGGGCTCACGCTGGTGTGTTACTTCAGTTCCTGGGCAACATACAGACCGGGAGACGGCAAGTTCACAGTCGAAGACAATGACCCCACCCTGTGCACTCATCTCGTCTACGCTTTTGCTGGACTGGGTAGCAACCATAAGATCAGG GTGCTGGATCCCTACAACGATCTGTGCGAAGACTACGGCAAATGCGGCTTCGATCGCTTCACCAACCTGACTCACAGGAATCCCAAGCTCAAGACCACTTTGGGAATTGGCGGATGGAACGAGGGTTCAACCAAGTATTCTAAC ATGGCAGCTGATCC AGCAAGAAAGACCTTCATCGACTCTGTAATAGTCCTTCTAAAGGCACACAACTTCCACGGTTTGGACATGGATTGGGAATATCCTACACAGAGAGGCGGAAAGGCTGAGGATTAT gtCAACTACATCAGCCTCATGAAAGAGCTCTATGAAGCCCTTCACGCCGAGGACATGATCCTGACAGCTGCCGTGTCTGCTGGTAAGGCCACCATCGATCCAGCCTATAACATCCCCGAGTTGTCGAAATACATCGATATTCTTCACCTGATGACCTACGATCTGCATGGCAGCTGGGAGCCATATGCTCATCACCATTCCATTCTCTATGCCTACCCTAATGACACCGGAGATACACTTTATCTGAACCAG GACTTTGCTGTGAACTATTGGTTGGAGAAGGGTGCTCCCAAAGAGAAACTGGTTATGGGCATCCCCTTGTACGGCCGTACCTTCAGGCTAAAAGACGAAACCAACACTGGAATCTATGCCCCAGCTACACAGCCTGGTGCAGCTGGACCATACACGAGGGAGCCTGGATACCTCGGGTACAATGAA ATTTGCGAGTACCAGATGACTGAGGACTGGACAGTGGTGCATGATCCCGCCATGAACGAGCCTTATGCTTACTACATCCCCAATAACTATCTGTGGGTCGGATACGATGACCCTGACTCCGTTGCCATTAAG GCTCAATACACCATGGACAAAGGGCTCGCCGGGTGCATGGTCTGGAGTGTCGAGACAGACGACTTCCATGGCAAATGCCATGGCGTGAAATTCCCTCTGCTGACGACTATGATGGAAGTACTAAGCGGTGGAGTCTACACTAAGCCATCCACTCTGCCACCCACCACTTGG GACCCATTCAGAACTTCCCCCGACCCAGCCGCTCACTGCAAGCAGGCAGGACCCAATCCTGACCCCAATGACTGCACCCACTACTGGTTCTGTAATATG GGCGAACAGGGCTGGGAGGAATACGAGAGGGACTGCGATGCTGGAACACTCTTCAGCCCCACGGTCCTCATCTGCGACTGGAAAGACAACGTCTGTAAGGCTGGTTTCTGTCCCAACGACTGTGCATGA